A window of Flavobacterium flavigenum contains these coding sequences:
- a CDS encoding family 78 glycoside hydrolase catalytic domain produces the protein MNQIKILLLFVAIFSLSLFSQQKENKALLKITNLKVENAVTPLGLDVSQPVFSWQMVTVDKNKGYNQAAYQIIVKNNLGIDVWNTGKIESGISINIKYKGEQFKPATLYNWTVHVWDQKGKKYAAESWFETGLLNHKMATNADSDRETTAWSGAKWIGGSPDDMVLYSQYLPVFCINGTIQLDEKSKSTKASLVYGANDQRLMDKNKNLLKLENKKGESYIQIELNTKPLDSDAQAMLNIYRVGYHPNDKKEIPFKSFAIPNILINKENKYNPHTVNIKSCLGVTKIYIDGDSKENLIADINLNPLGAGGDFIAFPVVGDIGFLVPKGEKAKFSKIEIKNYRSPSNIIFSDKSVGTGIFSSFKEVMVENNSYVITGGKNEAFVLADPSRNSMPMLRTLFKIDSPKISKARLYVTARGIYDVYLNGKKIGNDYFNPGLTQYNKTHLYQTYDVMSNIQEGNNVLGAILGEGWWSGGSTFVGENWNFFGDRQSILAKLVVTYADGSEKIITTNPETWNYFNDGPVKYSSFFQGEVYDAAKEKAVESWSTASYDASRWHQAAAIVTDGFVSSEGTANLPNFNNFSDAQLMGQFGSTVKAINELTAQSVKEVRPGVFVYDMGQNMVGVPNITLSNVEKGKKITLRYAEVLYPDLPEYKGNEDLLMLENVRAAMSQDLYTTKGGKETVTPRFTFHGYRYIEITGIEKPLPLTAVKGTVLSSIHELSSHYQTSNSLVNKLWENITWSMRGNFLSIPTDCPQRNERLGWSGDISVFSRTAVHLADVKQFLKRHMLAMRDIQSEDGRFPDVAPIGVGFGETLWGSAGITVVWENYLQYGDLSLLEEHYEAMKNYTNYLIADIDPKTGVLKENERDTWGSLGDWLSLEDSKNEKTLFWEAYFIYDLEIMTKVASLLDKKKDQQHFSEYYKQRKDFFNNTYIDKTTGKTSFRNKIVDTQTSYVLPFAFNVLNKENANLALQQFISSIKRENKTDQGVVCPPYSLMTGFIGTAWVNKALSDNGYSNVAYQLLQQTSYPSWLYPVSQGATTIWERLNSYTHKDGFGGNNRMNSFNHYAFGAVGAWMYNYSLGIVREDNSPGFKHFILQPEPDATEQMTFAKGYYDSMYGRIESSWETKKGKYEFRFVVPANTTATLYLPGLKESDIKITGKKSGIKFLNIKNNKALFEIESGEYSFETVIRN, from the coding sequence ATGAATCAAATAAAAATACTACTGCTTTTCGTCGCTATTTTTAGTTTGTCCTTATTCTCTCAGCAAAAAGAAAATAAAGCATTACTAAAAATTACCAACCTTAAAGTAGAAAATGCAGTAACTCCTCTTGGTCTTGATGTATCTCAGCCAGTCTTTAGCTGGCAAATGGTAACCGTTGATAAAAACAAAGGTTATAATCAAGCTGCTTATCAAATTATTGTAAAAAATAATCTGGGGATTGATGTTTGGAATACAGGAAAAATTGAAAGTGGAATCTCTATCAATATTAAATACAAGGGTGAACAATTTAAGCCTGCGACTTTATACAACTGGACAGTACATGTTTGGGATCAGAAAGGTAAAAAGTACGCTGCAGAGTCATGGTTTGAAACCGGTTTACTTAATCATAAAATGGCTACAAATGCCGATTCAGATAGGGAAACAACTGCCTGGTCCGGAGCAAAATGGATTGGCGGTAGTCCCGATGATATGGTTTTGTACTCCCAATATCTTCCTGTTTTTTGTATCAATGGTACAATTCAGCTGGATGAAAAATCAAAATCAACAAAAGCATCTTTAGTTTATGGTGCGAATGATCAGCGTTTAATGGATAAAAACAAAAACCTGCTTAAACTGGAAAATAAGAAGGGTGAGAGTTATATCCAGATCGAATTGAATACAAAACCTTTGGATTCAGATGCACAGGCTATGTTGAATATTTATCGGGTAGGGTATCATCCAAATGATAAAAAAGAAATCCCTTTTAAAAGTTTTGCTATTCCGAACATACTAATTAATAAGGAAAACAAGTACAATCCTCATACTGTAAATATAAAAAGCTGTCTGGGAGTTACTAAAATTTATATTGATGGGGATTCAAAAGAAAATCTGATCGCTGATATTAATCTCAATCCATTAGGAGCCGGAGGTGATTTTATCGCTTTTCCTGTCGTAGGCGATATAGGTTTTTTAGTGCCTAAGGGAGAAAAAGCAAAGTTTTCAAAAATTGAAATCAAAAATTACAGAAGCCCTTCAAATATTATTTTTTCCGATAAAAGCGTTGGTACAGGTATATTTTCGTCATTTAAAGAAGTAATGGTTGAAAATAACTCCTACGTCATTACAGGAGGAAAAAATGAAGCTTTCGTTCTGGCTGATCCTAGTCGGAATTCTATGCCTATGCTTCGTACCCTATTTAAAATCGATTCTCCTAAAATAAGCAAAGCACGATTGTATGTCACAGCGCGTGGGATTTATGATGTTTACTTAAACGGAAAAAAAATAGGAAATGATTATTTTAATCCCGGACTCACGCAGTACAATAAAACTCATTTGTATCAAACGTATGATGTAATGTCTAATATTCAGGAAGGGAATAATGTATTGGGAGCCATTCTTGGTGAAGGCTGGTGGAGTGGAGGCAGTACGTTTGTTGGTGAAAACTGGAATTTTTTTGGTGATCGCCAGTCTATACTAGCCAAATTAGTAGTTACCTATGCCGATGGCAGTGAAAAAATCATTACCACTAATCCGGAGACATGGAACTATTTTAATGATGGACCGGTAAAGTACAGCAGTTTTTTTCAGGGCGAAGTTTATGATGCAGCAAAAGAAAAAGCAGTTGAAAGCTGGAGTACAGCTTCGTATGACGCTTCTCGTTGGCATCAGGCAGCAGCCATAGTAACTGATGGTTTTGTAAGTTCAGAAGGAACGGCTAATTTACCCAACTTTAATAATTTTTCGGATGCTCAGTTAATGGGGCAATTTGGATCTACGGTTAAGGCAATAAATGAATTAACAGCTCAATCTGTTAAAGAAGTTCGTCCCGGTGTATTTGTTTACGATATGGGACAAAATATGGTTGGTGTGCCCAATATTACCCTGAGCAATGTAGAAAAAGGCAAGAAAATCACATTGCGTTATGCCGAAGTTTTATATCCGGATTTACCGGAATACAAAGGCAATGAAGATTTACTGATGCTTGAAAATGTTAGGGCGGCAATGTCACAGGATCTTTACACAACCAAAGGAGGTAAAGAAACTGTAACGCCACGATTTACATTTCACGGATATCGTTACATAGAAATAACAGGAATAGAAAAACCGCTGCCATTAACCGCTGTTAAAGGAACAGTACTGAGTTCAATACATGAATTGTCTTCTCATTATCAAACCTCAAATTCTTTGGTAAATAAGTTGTGGGAAAATATTACCTGGTCAATGAGAGGGAATTTTCTATCAATACCTACTGATTGTCCTCAGCGTAATGAACGTTTGGGATGGAGTGGGGATATTTCGGTTTTTTCAAGGACTGCAGTTCATCTGGCAGATGTGAAACAATTTCTCAAAAGACATATGTTGGCCATGAGAGATATTCAAAGTGAAGATGGACGTTTTCCAGATGTAGCTCCAATAGGTGTAGGATTTGGAGAAACATTGTGGGGAAGTGCCGGAATTACTGTTGTCTGGGAAAATTATCTGCAATACGGTGACCTCAGTTTATTAGAAGAGCATTACGAAGCTATGAAAAACTACACCAATTATCTGATTGCGGATATTGATCCTAAAACCGGTGTTTTAAAAGAAAATGAAAGAGATACCTGGGGATCATTAGGAGACTGGCTGAGTTTAGAGGATTCTAAAAATGAAAAAACATTGTTCTGGGAAGCTTATTTTATTTATGATTTGGAAATTATGACGAAGGTTGCCAGCTTATTAGACAAAAAGAAAGATCAGCAACACTTTTCAGAATATTACAAGCAAAGAAAGGATTTTTTCAATAACACTTATATCGATAAAACAACAGGAAAAACATCATTTAGAAACAAAATTGTAGATACGCAAACCTCGTATGTACTGCCTTTTGCTTTTAATGTTCTGAATAAGGAAAATGCTAATCTGGCTTTACAACAGTTTATATCTTCTATAAAAAGAGAAAACAAAACCGATCAGGGCGTTGTTTGTCCGCCTTATTCTTTAATGACCGGATTCATTGGCACTGCATGGGTAAATAAAGCACTTTCTGATAATGGATATTCGAATGTAGCTTATCAGTTATTACAGCAGACTTCTTATCCGTCATGGCTCTATCCGGTCAGCCAGGGAGCAACTACCATTTGGGAACGGTTAAATTCATATACGCATAAAGACGGATTTGGAGGAAATAACCGAATGAATTCTTTTAATCATTATGCCTTTGGAGCCGTAGGTGCATGGATGTATAATTATTCGTTAGGAATAGTAAGAGAAGATAATTCACCTGGATTTAAGCATTTTATATTACAGCCTGAACCTGATGCTACCGAGCAGATGACCTTTGCAAAAGGTTATTACGATTCGATGTATGGACGTATTGAAAGCAGCTGGGAAACGAAAAAAGGCAAATATGAGTTCCGTTTTGTTGTGCCTGCAAATACTACAGCGACACTTTATTTACCCGGTTTAAAAGAAAGCGACATAAAAATAACGGGTAAAAAAAGCGGAATCAAATTTTTGAATATAAAAAATAATAAAGCTCTTTTCGAAATAGAATCAGGAGAATATTCGTTCGAAACAGTTATTAGAAATTAA
- a CDS encoding response regulator: MEKKLNCVLLIDDDFATNFINKKIVEKAGITMHIQIALNGKEAIDYLCNKGKFKSSEAVSPKPGLIFLDINMPVMDGWEFINAYKNLVPDEQKKKINIIMLTSSFNPADKAKADSIKEIADYRQKTLNSSMLQEIMTKHFSKISEE; the protein is encoded by the coding sequence ATGGAGAAGAAATTAAACTGTGTATTATTGATAGATGATGACTTTGCCACAAACTTTATCAATAAAAAAATTGTCGAGAAAGCTGGTATAACTATGCATATTCAAATAGCATTAAACGGAAAAGAAGCCATTGATTACTTATGCAACAAAGGAAAGTTCAAATCTTCGGAAGCAGTCAGTCCTAAGCCCGGGTTAATTTTTCTGGATATTAATATGCCTGTTATGGATGGTTGGGAATTTATTAATGCTTATAAAAATCTTGTGCCAGATGAACAGAAGAAAAAAATTAATATCATAATGCTTACCAGCTCTTTCAATCCGGCAGACAAAGCTAAAGCAGACAGCATAAAAGAAATCGCAGATTACAGACAAAAAACCCTGAATTCATCTATGCTGCAAGAAATTATGACAAAACATTTCTCAAAAATTTCTGAAGAATAA
- a CDS encoding S41 family peptidase has product MKKQNIFAIALCFCFMILTFSQEKKEITANEKYKQFGLVWGLMKYHHSEVSKGNYNWDQIFVENADKLEDVDTQEKLNEFLINFVLSIKASKIKIANDTDNLFEKNVDYDWIEQYSANDKLYNYLKQLKENTIIGDYYVVKQINRKLTAPKDSGEFKSFDYKIKSHRLLELFSYWNVIQYHYVNKYLIDTNWVSQLDYFVDGFINSNSNLEYEVQKTKLIASIKDCHAYHLSKLVSDSLIFKYKPPFRVKLVNDTLVVTGIFNNKLGEKDDLKLGDLIIEVQDQNIKSVLNKKVGSMLSFSNDSYLKRAAGWIFYNNEDSIKVKIKRKDSIIDKYIHLYKDFEVKDPSWLKSFYVEKKWHLIDNKIGYINLKEITKNELKEAFEEFSNTDGIVIDLRNAPKYISEADIPKYTYPEKRKFIKVLFPIPDRPSLAKFDTPLISYILDPFESGSKNLKYYNKRIVLLVNGSTQSRMEFIGMAIQASPNCLTIGESTAGSVMNIATFTMPDGTQTNFTSLGAFYPDGTEVQKKGLKIDFPIKENTSNFIHDQYIIEAIKQIRFKN; this is encoded by the coding sequence ATGAAGAAACAAAATATTTTTGCAATTGCTCTTTGCTTCTGTTTTATGATACTAACTTTTTCGCAGGAAAAAAAAGAAATCACAGCTAATGAGAAATACAAACAATTCGGGCTTGTTTGGGGGTTAATGAAATATCATCATTCTGAAGTGAGTAAAGGAAATTACAATTGGGATCAGATATTTGTTGAAAATGCGGATAAACTTGAAGACGTTGATACTCAAGAAAAACTCAATGAATTTTTAATAAATTTTGTTCTTTCAATAAAAGCCAGTAAAATAAAAATTGCTAATGATACAGATAATTTATTCGAAAAGAATGTGGATTATGATTGGATAGAACAGTATTCAGCCAATGACAAGCTTTATAATTATTTAAAGCAATTAAAAGAAAATACAATTATCGGTGATTATTATGTAGTGAAGCAAATAAACAGGAAATTGACAGCTCCAAAAGATAGCGGAGAATTTAAATCATTTGATTATAAAATTAAAAGTCACAGACTACTTGAATTATTTAGCTATTGGAATGTTATCCAGTATCATTATGTGAATAAATATTTGATTGATACCAATTGGGTAAGTCAGTTGGATTATTTTGTTGATGGCTTCATAAACAGTAATTCTAATCTTGAATATGAAGTACAAAAAACTAAATTAATAGCTTCCATAAAAGATTGTCACGCCTATCATCTTTCGAAACTTGTATCTGACTCGCTAATATTTAAATACAAACCGCCATTTAGAGTAAAACTTGTTAATGACACTTTAGTAGTTACAGGTATTTTTAATAATAAATTAGGTGAAAAAGATGATTTGAAATTAGGTGATTTGATAATCGAAGTCCAAGATCAAAATATTAAGTCAGTCCTCAACAAAAAAGTAGGCTCCATGCTTTCTTTTTCAAATGATTCTTATTTGAAAAGGGCGGCAGGATGGATATTCTATAATAATGAAGATAGTATTAAAGTTAAAATAAAAAGAAAAGATTCTATCATTGATAAATATATTCATCTTTATAAAGACTTTGAAGTTAAAGATCCTTCCTGGTTAAAAAGCTTTTATGTTGAAAAAAAATGGCACCTTATTGATAATAAAATTGGCTACATAAATTTGAAGGAAATTACTAAAAATGAATTAAAAGAAGCATTTGAAGAATTTTCAAACACAGATGGAATTGTAATTGATTTAAGAAATGCTCCAAAATATATTTCAGAAGCCGATATTCCAAAATATACTTATCCTGAAAAAAGAAAATTTATAAAAGTTCTTTTCCCTATACCAGATAGGCCTTCATTGGCGAAATTCGATACCCCTTTGATTAGTTATATTCTCGATCCCTTTGAAAGTGGTAGTAAAAACTTAAAATACTACAACAAAAGAATTGTTTTATTAGTTAATGGTTCAACTCAAAGTAGAATGGAGTTTATTGGGATGGCTATTCAAGCATCTCCTAATTGCCTGACTATTGGCGAAAGCACTGCCGGTTCTGTTATGAATATTGCTACTTTCACTATGCCTGATGGGACACAAACTAATTTCACAAGCTTAGGCGCATTTTATCCAGATGGAACTGAAGTGCAAAAAAAAGGCTTAAAAATAGATTTCCCCATAAAAGAAAACACTTCAAATTTCATACATGATCAATATATAATTGAAGCAATTAAACAAATAAGATTTAAAAATTAG
- a CDS encoding sugar-binding domain-containing protein, translating into MTKTKRIIRAIVLVYLLLISCITEITAQNNTIQRKQLFNSDWKFALGDASENSQTNFDDSNWRKLNLPHDWSIEGKSEKNNPSEGDGGFYPMGTGWYRKLFSVPAAWKNQKITIYFEGVYMNAEVFINGKSIGFQPYGYTSFEFDLTPHLNYGQQNTIAVKVDNSQQKNSRWYSGSGIYRNVWLMLRNPVHVKNWGVAVSTLEVKNNKAVVQVKTVIKNETSISQDLMLSTVMKFGKDKNPAISESKISVLPNEEKEITQILKIDNPKLWSIEVPNLYEVKSVVKTASKIFDITTTDFGIRTIAFSAENGFSLNGKSTKLNGGCVHHDNGALGAAAYDRAEERKVELLKAAGFNAVRTSHNPPSETFLNACDRLGMLVIDEIFDGWKEKKNTYDYASLFDKWWRHDVESMVLRDRNHPSIIMWSTGNEIIERTKPEAVETAKMLANAVKNLDSSRPVTSAMTTWDQGWDIFDPLMAAHDVAGYNYQLHHAEEDHKRVPSRIIVQTESYPKDAFANWDLVKKHNYILGDFVWTAMDYIGESGIGRYVYPGEPEGEHWTGNLYPWHGAYCGDIDLIGWRKPISHYRSMLYNDNEKIYMAVKEPNPESGPIKLTSWAVWPTWESWTWPNQEGKNIEVEVYSKYPKVRLYLNGKSLGEKETGKTQEFKATFAIPYQKGELKAVGLENGKEVESVSLKTATQPTKIKLTADRKTIKADGQDLVYVTVEITDEKDILNPNAENQLTFKVSGSGTIAGVDNANLKDTDLYVANIRKAWNGRALVIIKNNGESGTVNLEVTAPGLKKNTIKIEAVKR; encoded by the coding sequence ATGACAAAAACTAAAAGAATAATTAGGGCAATAGTTTTAGTTTATTTACTTCTAATAAGCTGTATAACAGAAATTACAGCGCAAAACAATACTATACAGCGCAAACAATTATTTAATTCAGATTGGAAATTTGCGCTGGGAGATGCTTCTGAAAACAGTCAGACAAATTTTGATGACAGCAACTGGAGAAAATTAAATCTGCCACACGACTGGAGTATTGAAGGTAAATCAGAAAAAAATAATCCAAGTGAGGGAGACGGTGGTTTCTATCCAATGGGAACAGGCTGGTACAGAAAATTATTTTCGGTGCCTGCAGCCTGGAAAAATCAAAAAATTACTATTTATTTTGAAGGCGTTTATATGAATGCTGAGGTTTTCATCAATGGTAAATCAATAGGTTTTCAGCCTTATGGTTATACTTCTTTTGAATTCGATCTTACCCCTCATTTAAATTACGGCCAGCAAAACACAATTGCCGTTAAAGTTGATAATTCCCAGCAAAAAAACTCCAGATGGTACAGTGGTTCCGGTATTTACCGAAATGTATGGCTGATGCTAAGAAACCCGGTTCATGTGAAAAACTGGGGTGTTGCGGTTTCTACCTTAGAAGTCAAAAATAACAAGGCTGTTGTTCAGGTTAAAACGGTTATTAAAAATGAAACCTCAATTTCACAAGATCTTATGCTTTCAACAGTTATGAAGTTTGGAAAAGATAAAAATCCTGCCATTTCTGAAAGCAAAATTTCAGTACTGCCAAATGAAGAAAAAGAGATTACACAAATATTAAAAATAGACAATCCAAAATTATGGTCGATTGAAGTCCCTAACCTTTATGAAGTGAAATCTGTAGTTAAAACAGCTTCAAAAATATTTGATATCACGACTACTGATTTCGGAATCAGAACTATTGCTTTTAGTGCTGAAAACGGATTTTCATTAAATGGAAAAAGCACAAAGTTAAACGGAGGCTGCGTACATCATGACAATGGCGCACTTGGTGCAGCTGCCTATGATCGTGCCGAAGAAAGAAAAGTAGAATTACTCAAAGCCGCCGGATTTAATGCAGTCAGAACTTCACACAATCCGCCTTCCGAAACTTTCTTGAACGCTTGCGACCGATTAGGAATGCTTGTCATTGACGAAATTTTCGATGGCTGGAAAGAAAAGAAAAATACTTATGATTATGCCAGTCTTTTTGACAAATGGTGGAGACATGATGTGGAATCCATGGTGTTGAGAGATCGCAATCATCCTTCGATCATCATGTGGAGTACAGGCAATGAAATTATTGAAAGAACTAAACCAGAAGCCGTTGAAACAGCAAAAATGCTGGCAAATGCTGTCAAAAATCTAGATTCATCACGTCCGGTAACATCAGCCATGACTACCTGGGATCAGGGCTGGGATATTTTTGACCCTTTGATGGCTGCCCACGATGTTGCAGGATACAATTATCAGCTGCATCATGCCGAAGAAGACCATAAAAGAGTACCTTCACGTATTATTGTACAAACCGAATCGTATCCTAAAGATGCCTTTGCTAATTGGGATTTAGTTAAGAAGCACAATTATATCCTGGGCGATTTTGTATGGACCGCAATGGATTACATAGGTGAGTCGGGTATTGGCCGTTATGTGTATCCGGGAGAGCCTGAAGGAGAACACTGGACCGGGAATTTATACCCGTGGCATGGTGCTTATTGCGGAGACATTGATTTAATAGGCTGGCGAAAACCTATCTCGCATTACAGAAGCATGCTGTACAACGATAATGAAAAAATATACATGGCTGTTAAAGAGCCAAATCCTGAAAGCGGACCGATAAAACTGACATCATGGGCAGTCTGGCCAACCTGGGAAAGCTGGACATGGCCTAATCAGGAAGGAAAAAATATTGAAGTTGAAGTCTATTCAAAATATCCAAAAGTAAGATTGTACCTGAACGGAAAAAGTCTTGGCGAAAAAGAAACGGGCAAAACACAGGAATTCAAAGCAACGTTTGCGATTCCGTATCAAAAGGGAGAATTAAAGGCTGTGGGTTTAGAAAACGGTAAAGAAGTTGAGTCTGTTTCATTGAAAACAGCCACTCAGCCAACTAAAATTAAACTGACAGCTGACCGGAAAACTATAAAAGCTGATGGACAGGATTTAGTGTATGTGACTGTTGAAATCACGGATGAAAAAGATATTTTAAATCCAAACGCAGAAAATCAGCTTACATTTAAAGTTTCAGGCTCCGGAACGATTGCAGGAGTTGATAATGCTAATTTAAAAGATACTGATCTTTATGTTGCGAATATCAGAAAAGCATGGAATGGCCGTGCTTTGGTAATTATTAAAAATAATGGAGAATCAGGCACTGTTAATCTTGAAGTTACTGCTCCCGGATTAAAGAAAAATACAATTAAAATAGAGGCTGTAAAAAGATGA
- a CDS encoding DUF2264 domain-containing protein — MNKFRILFLAAISSISLSAQQKENKANVFELQNPDYKISPQTGMTKQHWKDAALYLLEGAFSYIHKLDDPMQFPKQEGKSYPSNPNQVPTEKLEGLCRTLFIASPLLKENPDLVINNIKVADYYRYQIAKLADPQSPTYIEPRAKNAGPNQKLVEFGALSLSLLTNADVLWKPLPQNQKDDLAKIMISYGDGPTVDSNWKFFNIFVLSFFKEQGYTVNEKLLVEYLEKSLKHYRGNGWYNDSPAFDYYSMWAFQMYGNIWSEFFGKKYYPEIAAKFMSNFSDLKNNYPYLFSKDGEMIMWGRSISYRIGAVVPFPLMGFQNDPDINYGWMRRIASGVIKQFLTHPDFMKDNVPTLGFYGEFEPAVQNYSCRGSVYWMGKIFMGLLVPDNNTFWTAKENNGDWDTTFKKDEVYNKYQGDSQILITDYPNIGASEVRAWCHEKVKDDWQKFRSTENYNRLSYNSAFLWQADGQNGEVAMNYVVKNNKEQWEAFRLFTFKKFENGIYYRNVVLETDENIKFSLADIPLANGILRVDKNNSDKAVSMRLGHYALPKLDKEIVTTKKNIAGHEVTIIDNGKYQLAMIPLLGWDKTEVVKAKGLHPQSNESAVINVLSDTKSNKTKIYATLMLWKKSGENWKKEELLPVKIVDQENDVVTIQFINDGSKKLIDFDK, encoded by the coding sequence ATGAATAAATTTAGAATATTGTTTTTAGCAGCTATTTCCAGTATTTCTTTGTCTGCACAGCAAAAAGAGAATAAGGCAAATGTTTTTGAGCTACAAAATCCAGATTACAAAATTAGTCCGCAAACCGGAATGACAAAACAGCACTGGAAAGATGCAGCCCTTTATTTGCTGGAAGGAGCTTTCAGTTATATTCATAAACTGGATGACCCAATGCAATTCCCAAAGCAGGAAGGAAAAAGTTACCCATCAAATCCAAATCAGGTTCCTACAGAAAAACTGGAAGGCCTTTGCAGAACCTTATTTATTGCTTCACCTTTGTTAAAGGAAAATCCGGATTTGGTCATCAACAACATAAAAGTTGCTGATTATTACAGATATCAAATAGCTAAATTAGCAGACCCACAGAGTCCGACTTACATTGAACCGCGTGCTAAAAATGCCGGACCAAATCAAAAGCTGGTTGAATTTGGCGCTTTGTCACTTTCGCTTCTGACCAATGCTGACGTTTTATGGAAACCGCTTCCTCAAAATCAAAAAGACGATCTGGCCAAAATCATGATCAGCTACGGTGACGGACCAACGGTAGATTCTAACTGGAAGTTCTTCAATATTTTTGTACTGAGTTTTTTTAAAGAACAAGGCTATACCGTCAATGAAAAATTATTGGTCGAATATTTAGAAAAATCATTGAAACATTATCGTGGCAATGGCTGGTACAACGACAGTCCCGCATTTGATTATTACAGTATGTGGGCTTTTCAGATGTACGGCAATATCTGGTCGGAGTTTTTCGGAAAGAAATACTATCCTGAAATTGCGGCTAAGTTCATGTCAAACTTTAGCGATTTAAAAAATAATTATCCTTATTTGTTTAGCAAAGATGGCGAAATGATTATGTGGGGAAGAAGCATCAGTTACAGAATTGGGGCTGTAGTGCCTTTTCCGTTAATGGGATTTCAAAATGACCCTGATATCAATTACGGTTGGATGCGCAGGATTGCATCTGGCGTAATCAAACAATTTTTGACACATCCGGATTTTATGAAGGATAACGTGCCTACACTTGGATTTTATGGTGAATTCGAACCGGCTGTTCAAAATTACAGCTGTCGCGGAAGCGTGTACTGGATGGGGAAAATCTTTATGGGTTTACTGGTTCCCGATAACAATACGTTTTGGACCGCGAAAGAAAACAACGGCGATTGGGATACGACATTCAAAAAAGATGAAGTTTACAATAAATATCAGGGAGATTCACAAATCCTGATTACAGATTATCCTAATATTGGCGCTTCAGAAGTAAGGGCGTGGTGTCATGAAAAGGTAAAAGACGACTGGCAGAAATTCAGATCTACAGAAAACTATAACAGACTTTCCTATAACAGCGCTTTTCTGTGGCAGGCAGATGGACAAAATGGGGAAGTTGCTATGAATTATGTTGTTAAAAACAATAAAGAACAATGGGAAGCCTTTAGATTATTCACTTTTAAAAAGTTTGAAAATGGTATTTATTACCGAAATGTAGTTTTAGAAACCGATGAAAATATAAAATTCAGTTTAGCAGATATTCCTTTGGCTAACGGAATTTTAAGAGTTGATAAAAATAACAGTGACAAAGCTGTTTCAATGCGTTTGGGACATTATGCATTGCCAAAACTAGACAAAGAAATAGTGACAACTAAAAAAAATATAGCAGGACATGAAGTTACCATCATAGACAACGGAAAATACCAACTGGCTATGATTCCGCTTTTAGGATGGGACAAAACCGAAGTTGTAAAAGCAAAAGGATTACATCCCCAAAGCAATGAAAGCGCTGTAATAAATGTTTTGAGTGATACAAAATCAAATAAAACAAAAATTTACGCAACTCTTATGCTCTGGAAGAAATCAGGCGAGAATTGGAAGAAAGAAGAATTACTTCCAGTAAAAATTGTGGATCAGGAGAATGATGTAGTTACGATTCAATTTATTAATGACGGCTCCAAAAAGTTAATTGATTTTGATAAGTGA